Proteins co-encoded in one Cytophaga hutchinsonii ATCC 33406 genomic window:
- a CDS encoding acyl carrier protein, translated as MSEIAQKVKSIIVEKLGVEESEVTTEASFTNDLGADSLDTVELIMEFEKEFNISIPDEQAENITTVGQAIAYLEQHVK; from the coding sequence ATGTCAGAAATCGCACAAAAAGTAAAAAGCATCATCGTTGAGAAATTAGGTGTTGAAGAATCAGAAGTTACTACTGAAGCAAGTTTCACTAATGATCTAGGTGCTGATTCACTAGATACTGTTGAACTTATCATGGAATTTGAAAAGGAATTCAACATTTCTATCCCAGACGAACAAGCTGAAAACATCACAACTGTTGGTCAGGCTATTGCTTACCTAGAGCAACACGTAAAATAA
- a CDS encoding DUF4421 domain-containing protein, with product MCRFIFSLFFLIQLSVSAIAQQNSEVTVTKTKPRPDTNYIKSYKHYLTIGIFVATPINTLTLTPKDSTIKPTQYSTNLASAIGFTGSYKSISGSFAFRASPEADETSKYGTTKYKSFSLGTQRTRFSIRFDYRKVAGFYNGDSIIASGSNPDTYFKRSDVNIKQFMLSGLYNFSWKKYSYQSSFLFSEHQLKTRVGFIMKSSISLNRLQSDSSLINLDRMATDSEKIQQLNFTSFLVGPGMGLNVVVAKRVYFSLMIFYSLDFVTYTLINNNNSTNVRDNSLTGFYEGRVALGYHSKRFYAGLKFTGDKIAVQTQGYTVENSFGVLTLDLGYRFVAPGILKKVYAKTLTKYLGL from the coding sequence ATGTGCAGATTTATTTTTTCACTCTTTTTTTTAATTCAACTCTCGGTTTCCGCTATTGCTCAACAAAATTCTGAGGTTACTGTTACAAAAACAAAACCGCGGCCAGATACAAATTACATTAAAAGCTATAAGCATTATTTAACCATAGGTATTTTTGTAGCAACTCCTATCAACACGCTTACGCTTACACCCAAAGATTCTACCATAAAACCTACGCAGTATTCTACGAATCTTGCCAGTGCTATAGGGTTCACAGGTTCATACAAAAGTATTTCCGGATCCTTTGCCTTCCGCGCAAGCCCGGAAGCTGATGAAACCAGTAAGTATGGAACAACCAAATACAAATCCTTTTCGCTGGGTACACAACGCACACGGTTTTCTATCCGGTTTGATTACAGAAAAGTGGCTGGATTCTACAACGGCGACTCTATAATAGCGTCAGGTAGTAATCCGGATACTTATTTTAAACGAAGTGATGTGAATATAAAGCAATTCATGCTTTCTGGCTTATATAATTTCAGCTGGAAAAAATATTCGTATCAATCCTCTTTTCTTTTTTCAGAACACCAATTAAAAACGCGTGTTGGTTTCATTATGAAATCATCCATAAGCCTGAACCGGTTACAGTCTGATTCGAGCTTAATTAATCTGGACCGTATGGCTACTGATTCTGAAAAAATTCAGCAATTAAATTTTACGTCATTTCTTGTCGGCCCCGGAATGGGCCTGAATGTTGTAGTTGCGAAACGTGTATACTTCTCGCTAATGATTTTTTATTCCCTGGATTTTGTCACCTATACGCTTATTAATAATAATAATTCAACCAATGTACGCGACAATAGTTTAACAGGCTTTTACGAAGGACGTGTTGCGCTCGGCTATCATTCCAAACGTTTTTATGCAGGGTTGAAATTTACAGGAGACAAAATTGCTGTACAAACACAAGGCTATACCGTTGAAAATTCCTTTGGGGTTTTAACACTGGATTTAGGCTACCGCTTTGTTGCACCCGGCATATTAAAAAAGGTGTATGCAAAAACACTCACTAAATACCTGGGACTATAA
- the lpxB gene encoding lipid-A-disaccharide synthase: protein MKYYLICGERSGDLHASNLIKALKTKDAEAKIRGIGGDLSKAAGMKLHAHYKDIAFMGFVEVFLNLFTIFNVLRKAKKDILAFQPDAIILVDFSGFNMKIAAFCKENNIKVFYYISPKVWAWNTKRAYKIKKLVDHMFVILPFEKEFFATYDYKVDYVGNPLRDAIASFTPNNNFIQKHQLNAEKKLVAILPGSRFQEVTMLLDRMVEVAFDFPNIQFVIAAVSNLDSAMYEPYKRHNVKIVTDETYDLLLHARAAVVASGTATLETCLFNVPQVVCYRLNTLSYYIAKAVLSVKYISLVNLIVDKPIVKELIQGDCTIQNIRAELEQLLPETAYRKDMIAGYHEVSSRVGDTGVSEKTARLIIQYLKGEPEYVHELN from the coding sequence ATGAAATATTATTTAATCTGTGGTGAACGTTCCGGTGATTTACACGCATCTAATTTAATCAAGGCATTAAAAACAAAAGATGCTGAAGCTAAAATTCGTGGGATAGGCGGCGATTTGTCGAAAGCAGCAGGTATGAAGCTTCATGCGCATTACAAAGACATTGCGTTTATGGGTTTTGTAGAAGTGTTTTTAAATCTGTTCACGATTTTTAACGTATTACGCAAAGCAAAAAAAGATATTCTAGCGTTTCAGCCGGATGCAATTATACTGGTAGATTTTTCAGGCTTCAATATGAAGATCGCGGCGTTCTGTAAAGAAAATAATATAAAAGTATTTTATTACATTTCTCCGAAGGTATGGGCCTGGAATACCAAACGTGCGTATAAAATTAAAAAGCTGGTTGATCATATGTTTGTGATTCTTCCTTTTGAAAAAGAGTTTTTCGCAACGTATGACTACAAAGTAGATTATGTAGGCAATCCCTTGCGCGATGCCATAGCCTCATTCACTCCGAATAATAACTTCATACAGAAGCATCAGCTAAATGCAGAGAAAAAACTGGTAGCCATTCTTCCCGGCAGCCGGTTTCAGGAAGTAACCATGTTGCTGGATCGGATGGTAGAAGTCGCATTTGATTTTCCTAATATACAGTTTGTGATAGCAGCCGTTTCTAATCTGGATTCTGCTATGTACGAACCATACAAAAGACACAATGTAAAAATCGTTACCGATGAAACATATGATCTGCTGCTGCATGCTCGCGCAGCTGTAGTAGCTTCCGGTACAGCAACACTGGAAACCTGTCTGTTTAATGTACCGCAGGTTGTTTGTTACCGGTTGAATACATTATCGTATTATATTGCCAAGGCCGTATTAAGTGTGAAATATATCTCGTTGGTTAATTTAATTGTTGACAAACCGATAGTGAAAGAACTGATCCAGGGAGACTGTACCATTCAGAATATCCGGGCCGAGCTTGAGCAGTTATTGCCGGAAACAGCTTACCGGAAAGACATGATTGCCGGTTACCACGAAGTTTCAAGCCGGGTGGGGGATACAGGTGTGTCAGAAAAAACAGCCCGCCTTATTATACAGTATCTCAAAGGCGAACCTGAATATGTGCATGAATTAAATTGA
- a CDS encoding FecCD family ABC transporter permease, whose protein sequence is MKQAILYIAALLVVVFLLAAGTTLDVKTIHALPKAMFQFDSSSMNNVIWIELRMPRLLLALLTGSALGLSGYLMQVLVRNPLADPYVLGSSAGASLFAAVFYIWLAPGFASLSVLLVLTFAGAFGTNIVSLFLSTVNGRIVPYRMILVGIAISSLAIALLSLMLYTSGADQSWKNIIFWTFGSFQTASWEKVAVMAGIVSALILLSMLFFNAFQIMELGEENANRIGVPVQRYRIVLLLLSSMLTGAAVSMVGPIGFIGLIMPHMVRILFNYRQTRAFILVLCYLSGVFLMICEMLSSQLFPPQGIPAGILMSLIGVPFFLYLLLKTSDKNI, encoded by the coding sequence ATGAAGCAAGCCATCCTGTACATAGCCGCACTGTTGGTTGTTGTTTTTCTGCTCGCTGCAGGAACCACGCTAGATGTAAAAACGATTCATGCATTGCCTAAAGCAATGTTTCAATTTGACAGCAGTTCTATGAACAATGTAATCTGGATCGAATTGCGTATGCCAAGATTGTTATTAGCACTTTTAACCGGATCGGCCCTGGGTTTATCCGGCTATCTGATGCAGGTACTTGTACGCAATCCATTGGCAGACCCTTATGTATTGGGCAGTTCAGCCGGAGCATCGTTGTTTGCAGCCGTATTTTATATCTGGCTGGCGCCGGGTTTCGCGAGTTTATCCGTTTTGCTTGTGTTAACATTTGCCGGAGCATTCGGTACAAATATCGTCTCGTTATTTCTTTCAACCGTTAACGGACGGATCGTGCCATACCGGATGATACTGGTAGGTATTGCCATATCCAGTTTAGCCATTGCCTTACTTTCATTAATGCTTTATACATCCGGTGCAGACCAGTCCTGGAAAAATATTATCTTCTGGACATTCGGTTCTTTTCAAACAGCAAGCTGGGAAAAAGTTGCTGTAATGGCAGGCATTGTATCTGCGCTCATACTCCTGTCAATGCTGTTTTTCAACGCATTCCAGATCATGGAACTTGGTGAAGAAAATGCAAACAGAATAGGTGTACCCGTTCAGCGCTACCGCATTGTATTGTTACTGCTTTCATCCATGCTTACGGGAGCGGCGGTAAGTATGGTCGGCCCCATCGGTTTTATAGGTTTGATCATGCCGCATATGGTGCGTATTCTTTTTAACTACAGACAGACACGTGCATTCATCCTTGTACTGTGTTATTTATCAGGAGTATTTTTAATGATCTGTGAAATGCTTTCGAGTCAGTTGTTTCCGCCGCAAGGCATACCAGCCGGCATATTGATGTCCTTGATTGGTGTACCATTCTTCCTGTACTTATTGTTAAAGACCAGCGATAAAAACATCTGA
- a CDS encoding M48 family metallopeptidase: MDAITIKYLIIGILIFDFLVERILDYLNIKNLSAALPSNVADVYDTAEYNRSQEYQKEKEKAEQFQSYFQFALYILLLTQGYLGGLYDYIQASVLQSSLSTYSFYASNLLFFGVLFIASDLISTPFSIYNTFVIEEKYGFNKSTVKLFIMDKIKGYLLAIILGGVIIALLLFLIQTLDTSFWWIFWLIISVLIVTLNMFYTSLLLPLFNKLTPLGDGELKTAIQAYCVKENFPVDNIYIMDGSKRSNKANAFFSGFGKKKKIVLFDTLVDQHSIPELIAILAHEAGHFKKKHIIQMMVLSVFQMGVYLFLLSLLIKNENVSVALGSTGNSIALNLIGFGLLFSPVSSITGILVNVLSRKNEYEADAFAASTSSAADLGIALKNLSKKNLSNLTPHPAYVFLHYSHPPVTQRLDAMGIK; encoded by the coding sequence ATGGACGCAATAACTATTAAATACCTCATTATCGGAATTCTTATTTTTGATTTCCTGGTTGAACGCATATTGGATTACCTCAACATTAAAAATCTAAGTGCCGCACTTCCATCCAATGTTGCTGATGTATATGATACAGCTGAATATAACCGCTCGCAGGAATATCAGAAGGAAAAAGAAAAAGCAGAACAGTTTCAATCGTATTTTCAATTTGCCCTATACATATTGCTGCTTACACAAGGCTACCTTGGAGGCTTATACGATTACATACAGGCATCCGTGCTTCAATCTTCGTTAAGCACTTACAGCTTTTATGCATCAAACTTATTATTCTTCGGTGTACTGTTTATTGCAAGCGATCTTATCTCTACACCATTTTCAATTTATAATACGTTTGTGATCGAAGAAAAGTACGGCTTTAATAAAAGTACGGTGAAGCTTTTCATTATGGATAAAATTAAAGGCTACCTGCTTGCAATCATCCTTGGCGGCGTGATTATCGCTTTACTCTTATTCTTAATTCAAACACTTGATACATCGTTCTGGTGGATCTTCTGGTTAATCATCAGTGTACTGATTGTGACATTGAACATGTTTTATACCAGCCTCCTTCTTCCGTTGTTCAACAAACTTACCCCGCTGGGTGATGGCGAATTAAAAACAGCGATTCAGGCATATTGTGTAAAGGAGAATTTCCCTGTAGATAATATTTACATCATGGATGGTTCTAAACGATCGAATAAAGCGAATGCCTTTTTCTCCGGATTTGGCAAGAAGAAAAAAATTGTCTTATTTGATACGTTAGTGGATCAGCATTCCATACCTGAGCTTATCGCAATACTGGCGCATGAAGCAGGACATTTCAAAAAGAAACACATCATACAGATGATGGTATTATCCGTATTTCAAATGGGTGTATATTTATTCCTGTTATCGTTATTGATTAAAAATGAAAACGTATCTGTCGCGTTGGGTTCAACAGGCAACAGTATTGCTCTGAACTTAATTGGCTTTGGCTTATTATTCTCTCCGGTATCTTCAATTACTGGCATACTGGTAAATGTATTATCGAGAAAAAATGAATACGAAGCAGATGCATTTGCCGCGTCAACTTCAAGCGCTGCCGATTTAGGAATAGCGCTAAAGAATTTAAGTAAAAAGAATTTAAGTAATTTAACGCCTCACCCGGCGTATGTATTTCTTCATTACTCCCACCCGCCGGTTACACAACGTCTGGATGCGATGGGAATAAAGTAA
- the rnc gene encoding ribonuclease III produces MFLLEKQLNILRNFFRKKEDKILAQKIRYVTGMWPGNLHLYQMAIVHTSAADENESGVKESYERLEYLGDSILGAVVAEYLFKRFPFKDEGFLTEIRSRIVNREILNQVGKDLGLSDIVVFNGSKGKQGHKSLYGDVVEAIVGAVYLDKGFENAKKFVLKKIVSSQIDVDAIIQNNKNFKSILLEWCQKENKKLEFVIIEESGHRHQKVFKAEVRVADESKGQGIGFSKKKAEQNAAEIACIELDLK; encoded by the coding sequence TTGTTCTTGCTAGAAAAGCAACTCAATATTCTACGTAACTTCTTTCGAAAAAAAGAGGACAAGATCCTCGCTCAAAAAATCAGATACGTTACCGGTATGTGGCCTGGAAACCTGCATCTGTATCAAATGGCAATTGTACATACTTCTGCCGCTGATGAAAATGAGTCTGGTGTAAAAGAATCGTACGAACGTTTAGAATATTTAGGTGATTCCATTCTGGGTGCCGTAGTTGCTGAATATCTTTTCAAGCGTTTCCCCTTTAAAGATGAAGGTTTTTTAACTGAAATCAGAAGCCGGATCGTGAACAGAGAAATTCTGAACCAGGTAGGCAAAGATCTTGGTCTCTCAGACATTGTGGTTTTTAACGGAAGTAAAGGAAAGCAAGGCCATAAATCGCTTTATGGCGATGTGGTAGAAGCTATTGTTGGCGCGGTATACCTCGATAAAGGATTTGAAAATGCGAAGAAATTCGTTTTGAAAAAAATTGTTTCTTCTCAAATTGATGTCGACGCCATTATTCAAAACAATAAAAACTTCAAGAGTATTTTATTGGAATGGTGCCAAAAGGAAAATAAAAAACTTGAGTTTGTGATCATAGAAGAAAGCGGACACAGGCACCAAAAAGTATTTAAAGCTGAAGTGCGTGTTGCCGATGAAAGCAAAGGTCAAGGCATTGGTTTCAGTAAGAAAAAAGCAGAACAAAACGCCGCTGAAATAGCCTGTATCGAATTGGATTTAAAATAA
- a CDS encoding DUF2126 domain-containing protein, which translates to MAIKVAINHKTTYSYDRLVNLSPHVFRLRPASHSRTAIEAYSFKVSPANHFINWQQDPFGNYQARVVFPEQTKELSIEVEVIANMVVINPFDFFVEEYASKFPFQYQGQLVKELAPYLEVKDDGPMLEEWMKTVSRESIEIVDFLVYINQKVYKDINYSIRMEAGVQTPDETLGLALGSCRDSAWLLVQALRKLGLAARFVSGYLVQLKADVEALDGPSGPPADFTDLHAWAEVYIPGAGWVGLDATSGLFAGEGHIPLACTPDYLSAAPVVGATSKCETTFSFSNVVTRIHEDPRVTKPYSEEEWTAINALGMMVDYEYQKGDVRMTMGGEPTFVSIDDMESAQWNTEADGVEKRILSHELLLRLRARFAPAGMLHYGQGKWYPGEPLPRWQYGLFWRKDGLPMWKNTSLLALENGKKKYTHIDAEAFITELTKTLAVPASDISALHEDIFYFLWTEGKIPVNIDPMSFTLKDPIERRTLTQLLDKGLETPAGFVLPLEWSHSKNSWKSGKWRMKREEIFLIPGNSPIGLRLPLDALSKIAAEYEPYEIERSLFETIPYLQNDYTNTVRSRYGSIVEHEDTPARRKINEAVEEEKQHSKHKKIEKEIKEAQPLFYVPLIKTALCVEVRDGILYVFLPPLKYIEHYLDLLTSIELTAEKLQIPVRIEGYEPPRDNRIERLVVSPDPGVIEVNIHPAKDWKEMSYNLEVLYQEAFKTRLGTEKFMLDGKHTGTGGGNHITIGGATPGDSPLLRRPDLLRSIITFWQHHPGLSYLFSGAFIGPTSQAPRFDEGRDEKLYEMEIAFAQIPNHDEIPFWLVDRLFRHLLTDITGNTHRAELCIDKLYSPDSSSGRLGILEFRAFDMPPHKEMSMVQMLLIRTLIAWFWKTPYKKDLVPWGTELHDKYMLPHFVEQDMKDIVRDLNDAGYPFQMSWLAPFFEFRFPHYGTVHIKDVQIQIRMGIEPWHVLGEEMTSSGTSRYVDSSLERLQVKLTNMNDSRYVLACNGFKVPLKPTPVKGEFVCGIRYRAWQPPSALHPTIGIDTPLVFDLIDTWNGRSVGGCTYHIAHPGGRSYDTFPINSYEAESRRVSRFWDNGHTQDPVPAPDYVTSTPIGRYMIEINPGLKQFELTNIETNKAYPNTLDMRLCWKAKNKDR; encoded by the coding sequence ATGGCAATCAAAGTCGCAATTAATCACAAAACAACTTACTCGTACGACAGGCTTGTCAACCTGTCGCCCCACGTATTCAGATTAAGACCCGCAAGCCACTCAAGAACTGCTATTGAAGCATATTCATTCAAAGTCAGTCCGGCGAACCACTTTATTAACTGGCAGCAGGATCCTTTCGGCAATTACCAGGCGCGCGTTGTCTTTCCTGAACAGACGAAAGAATTAAGCATCGAAGTGGAAGTAATCGCAAACATGGTTGTGATCAATCCATTTGATTTTTTTGTGGAAGAATATGCAAGCAAATTTCCGTTCCAATACCAGGGGCAGTTGGTTAAAGAGCTGGCTCCGTACCTGGAAGTAAAGGATGACGGCCCCATGCTTGAGGAATGGATGAAAACAGTCAGCAGAGAATCTATTGAGATCGTTGATTTTCTTGTTTACATCAATCAGAAAGTATATAAAGATATTAACTATTCCATTCGTATGGAAGCGGGTGTACAGACACCGGATGAGACATTAGGATTAGCGCTGGGTTCCTGCCGGGATTCGGCCTGGCTGCTGGTGCAGGCGCTTCGTAAACTTGGCCTTGCTGCACGTTTTGTTTCGGGGTATCTTGTACAGTTAAAAGCAGATGTGGAAGCATTGGACGGACCTTCCGGACCGCCGGCAGATTTTACCGATCTGCATGCCTGGGCGGAAGTATACATTCCCGGCGCAGGTTGGGTTGGCCTGGATGCCACTTCGGGCCTGTTTGCCGGCGAAGGACACATTCCATTAGCCTGTACGCCCGACTATCTAAGTGCGGCGCCGGTGGTAGGTGCAACGAGCAAATGTGAAACAACGTTCTCGTTCTCCAATGTTGTTACCCGTATTCATGAAGACCCGCGTGTAACCAAGCCCTATTCAGAAGAAGAGTGGACAGCGATCAACGCACTGGGCATGATGGTTGATTATGAATACCAGAAGGGTGATGTGCGTATGACTATGGGCGGTGAACCTACCTTCGTTTCCATCGATGATATGGAATCTGCTCAATGGAACACAGAGGCAGATGGTGTTGAAAAACGTATCCTGTCACATGAATTATTATTACGCCTGCGTGCTCGCTTTGCTCCTGCAGGCATGCTGCATTACGGTCAGGGAAAATGGTATCCCGGTGAACCGCTTCCTCGCTGGCAGTACGGTTTGTTCTGGCGCAAGGATGGTTTACCGATGTGGAAGAACACCTCTTTACTGGCACTGGAAAACGGAAAGAAAAAATATACGCATATAGATGCCGAAGCATTTATTACGGAGCTGACGAAAACACTTGCAGTACCGGCTTCAGACATTTCTGCCCTACATGAAGATATCTTTTATTTCCTGTGGACAGAAGGAAAGATCCCGGTGAATATTGATCCGATGAGTTTTACATTAAAGGATCCGATTGAGCGCAGAACTTTAACTCAACTGTTGGATAAAGGCCTGGAAACACCGGCAGGTTTCGTATTGCCATTAGAATGGAGTCATAGTAAGAACTCCTGGAAAAGCGGTAAGTGGAGAATGAAACGTGAAGAGATATTTCTTATCCCCGGAAACTCCCCTATTGGTCTGCGATTACCGTTAGATGCGCTTTCTAAAATTGCAGCTGAATATGAGCCTTATGAAATTGAGCGCAGCCTGTTTGAAACAATTCCCTATCTGCAAAATGATTATACAAATACTGTACGTTCACGTTACGGCAGTATTGTAGAGCATGAGGACACTCCCGCGCGCAGAAAAATCAATGAAGCTGTTGAAGAAGAAAAGCAACATTCGAAACATAAAAAAATTGAAAAAGAAATAAAAGAAGCCCAGCCATTATTTTATGTTCCGCTTATAAAGACGGCTTTATGTGTTGAAGTACGTGATGGCATATTATATGTATTCTTACCACCGCTTAAATACATTGAACACTATCTTGACCTGCTTACGTCGATTGAACTGACGGCGGAAAAACTTCAGATCCCGGTTCGCATTGAAGGCTACGAACCGCCACGCGACAATCGTATTGAACGGCTTGTAGTATCCCCTGATCCGGGTGTGATTGAAGTAAATATTCATCCGGCAAAAGACTGGAAGGAAATGTCTTATAATCTGGAAGTATTATACCAGGAAGCATTTAAGACCCGGTTAGGGACGGAGAAATTCATGCTTGACGGCAAGCATACCGGTACCGGCGGCGGTAACCACATTACCATCGGCGGTGCTACGCCTGGCGATAGCCCGCTGCTGCGCAGACCGGATCTGCTTAGAAGTATCATAACGTTCTGGCAACACCACCCAGGCCTTTCGTATTTATTTTCAGGCGCGTTCATCGGTCCTACCAGCCAGGCACCACGCTTTGATGAAGGCCGGGATGAAAAATTATATGAGATGGAAATTGCCTTCGCGCAGATTCCGAATCACGATGAAATTCCCTTCTGGCTTGTTGACCGTTTGTTCCGTCACTTGCTGACCGATATTACCGGAAACACCCATAGAGCAGAATTATGTATTGATAAATTGTATTCCCCGGATTCTTCCAGCGGCCGCTTAGGTATTCTCGAGTTCAGAGCATTCGATATGCCGCCGCACAAAGAGATGAGCATGGTGCAGATGCTGTTAATCCGTACGCTGATCGCCTGGTTCTGGAAGACGCCGTATAAAAAAGACCTTGTACCGTGGGGTACAGAGCTGCATGATAAATATATGCTGCCGCATTTTGTGGAGCAGGATATGAAAGACATTGTGCGTGACCTGAATGATGCGGGATATCCATTCCAGATGAGCTGGCTGGCGCCGTTCTTCGAATTCAGGTTCCCGCATTACGGAACTGTTCACATCAAAGACGTGCAGATCCAGATCCGTATGGGTATTGAGCCATGGCATGTATTGGGCGAAGAAATGACCAGCTCGGGCACCTCGCGTTATGTAGACTCCTCGTTAGAGCGCCTGCAGGTGAAGCTGACCAACATGAATGACTCGCGGTATGTGCTTGCCTGCAATGGTTTCAAAGTGCCGTTAAAACCAACGCCTGTAAAAGGTGAGTTTGTATGCGGGATCCGGTACCGGGCATGGCAGCCGCCATCCGCACTACACCCGACGATTGGGATTGATACACCGCTGGTATTCGATCTGATTGATACGTGGAACGGCAGATCTGTTGGCGGATGTACGTATCACATCGCACATCCGGGCGGAAGAAGTTACGATACCTTCCCGATCAATAGCTATGAAGCGGAATCAAGGCGTGTATCGCGCTTCTGGGACAACGGGCATACACAGGATCCGGTCCCTGCACCGGATTACGTTACATCAACACCGATCGGCCGTTATATGATTGAGATAAATCCTGGTTTGAAACAGTTTGAATTAACAAACATCGAAACAAATAAAGCCTATCCGAATACACTGGATATGCGTCTTTGCTGGAAAGCAAAGAATAAGGACAGGTAG
- a CDS encoding 6-pyruvoyl trahydropterin synthase family protein — MIYVSRQEHFNAAHKLYNPAWSEEKNAEMFGPCANSNWHGHNFDLIVTVKGEPSPDTGFVIDLKKLSTLIREKVTDKVDHKNLNLDVDFMIGKMASTEILAYEFWKILEPHITTLSDGRGKLHSIKLYETPRNYVEYFGE; from the coding sequence ATCATATACGTATCCAGACAAGAACATTTTAACGCAGCACACAAACTATATAATCCGGCCTGGTCGGAGGAAAAAAATGCTGAAATGTTTGGGCCATGTGCAAATTCAAACTGGCATGGCCATAATTTTGATTTGATTGTTACAGTAAAAGGTGAGCCGAGCCCTGACACAGGGTTTGTCATTGACCTTAAAAAATTAAGCACCCTGATCCGTGAAAAAGTAACGGATAAAGTAGATCATAAAAATCTGAATCTGGATGTAGATTTTATGATCGGAAAAATGGCCAGTACAGAAATACTGGCGTATGAATTCTGGAAGATACTTGAACCGCATATCACAACACTTTCTGATGGCAGAGGTAAGCTGCATTCAATCAAATTGTATGAAACACCACGCAACTACGTGGAATATTTCGGCGAGTAA
- the fabF gene encoding beta-ketoacyl-ACP synthase II: MNLKRVVVTGLGSLTPIGNTVPEYWDSLIKGVSGAALITKFNPEKHKTKFACEVKNFNVEDFIEKKEARKMDPFTQYAVVVADEAIKDAGITADLDHDRIGVIWGAGIGGLKTFEDEVSAFSKGDGTPRFNPFFIPKMIIDISAGYISIRNGFRGPNFSTVSACASSSNAILDAFNYIRLNKANIIIAGGSEAAVVESGIGGFNACRALSERNDDPATASRPFDKDRDGFVMGEGAGALVLEEYEHAKARGAKIYCEVIGGGMSADAYHLTAPHPEGLGAKNVMLNAISDAEIAKEDVDYINVHGTSTPLGDIAEVTAIQAVFGEQAYKLNISSTKSMTGHLLGAAGAIESIATILAIKNQIIPPTINNHNRDEAFDARLKLTLNKAEKREVNVAMCNTFGFGGHNCSIVFRKID; the protein is encoded by the coding sequence ATGAATTTAAAAAGAGTTGTTGTAACGGGATTGGGCTCCTTAACGCCAATTGGTAATACTGTTCCTGAATATTGGGATTCACTAATAAAAGGAGTAAGTGGAGCTGCGCTCATTACAAAATTCAATCCGGAAAAACACAAGACCAAGTTTGCGTGTGAAGTTAAAAACTTTAATGTTGAAGACTTCATTGAAAAGAAAGAAGCCCGTAAGATGGATCCTTTCACGCAGTATGCGGTAGTTGTGGCCGATGAAGCGATCAAAGATGCTGGCATTACAGCAGATTTGGATCATGACAGAATCGGCGTGATTTGGGGAGCCGGCATCGGTGGCCTTAAAACATTTGAAGATGAAGTATCGGCATTCTCCAAAGGAGATGGAACACCTCGTTTCAACCCGTTCTTTATTCCGAAAATGATTATTGATATCAGTGCCGGCTACATTTCTATCAGAAATGGTTTTCGTGGCCCTAATTTTTCAACTGTATCTGCCTGTGCATCTTCTTCAAATGCAATCCTGGATGCGTTCAATTATATCCGTTTAAACAAAGCTAATATTATTATTGCCGGTGGGTCTGAAGCTGCTGTTGTAGAATCAGGAATCGGTGGTTTTAATGCCTGCAGAGCTTTATCTGAAAGAAACGATGATCCGGCAACGGCTTCACGTCCATTCGATAAAGACCGGGATGGTTTTGTTATGGGTGAAGGCGCTGGTGCTCTTGTGCTTGAAGAATATGAACATGCGAAAGCCCGTGGTGCAAAAATTTATTGTGAAGTTATTGGCGGCGGTATGTCTGCTGATGCTTACCATTTAACTGCTCCCCACCCGGAAGGCTTAGGTGCAAAAAATGTAATGCTCAACGCGATCAGCGATGCCGAAATAGCTAAAGAAGACGTTGATTATATTAACGTTCACGGTACATCTACTCCTTTAGGTGATATCGCTGAAGTAACTGCTATTCAAGCTGTTTTTGGTGAACAAGCGTACAAACTGAATATCAGTTCAACGAAATCAATGACCGGACACTTATTAGGTGCTGCCGGTGCTATTGAATCCATTGCAACCATACTTGCAATTAAAAACCAGATCATCCCTCCTACTATTAACAACCACAACAGAGACGAAGCATTTGATGCAAGATTAAAGCTTACATTGAATAAAGCTGAAAAGCGTGAAGTTAACGTTGCGATGTGTAATACATTTGGTTTTGGTGGACATAACTGCTCTATCGTCTTCCGCAAAATTGATTAA